From Corvus cornix cornix isolate S_Up_H32 chromosome 17, ASM73873v5, whole genome shotgun sequence, the proteins below share one genomic window:
- the PDCL gene encoding phosducin-like protein — protein MTTTDDKLLGEKLQYYYSSSEGEDEDSEKEDKERESSIPESVGEVELSSDGSAVNTGPKGVINDWRRFKQLETEQRQEQRREMERLIKKLSMTCRSHLDDEADKQKQKELQEKINGKMTLQEYNMIHNDEDDEEFLQRYRKQRMEEMRQQLYSGQQFKQVFEITSGEAFLDTVDKEHKSTLIMIHIYEDDIPGTESLNGCMICLAAEYPTVKFCRVKSSLIGASARFTNNALPALLVYKAGELIGNFVRITDQLGEDFFAVDLEAFLQECGLLPEKDLLLLTSIHNPSACYSEDSDLEID, from the exons ATGACTACTACGGATGATAAACTGCTTGGTGAGAAGCTGCAGTATTAttacagcagcagtgagggTGAGGATGAAGACAGTGAGAAGGAGGAtaaagaaagagagagcagCATTCCTGAAAGTGTGGGCGAGGTGGAGCTCAGCAGCGATGGCAGTGCTGTCAACACAG GTCCCAAGGGAGTCATTAACGACTGGCGAAGATTTAAACAGCTGGAAAcggagcagaggcaggagcagcgcAGGGAGATGGAGCGGCTCATTAAAAAGCTGTCCATGACGTGCAGGTCTCACTTGGATGATGAGGCTGAtaagcagaaacagaaagagcttcaggaaaaaatcaATGGAAAG ATGACTTTACAGGAATACAACATGATCCACAACGATGAGGACGATGAGGAATTCTTGCAGCGCTACAGGAAGCAGCGGATGGAGGAGATGAGGCAGCAGTTGTACAGTGGGCAGCAATTCAAGCAGGTGTTTGAGATCACCAGTGGAGAAGCATTTCTGGACACCGTGGACAAAGAGCATAAGAGCACTCTGATCATGATCCATATTTATGAAGATGATATCCCCGGCACTGAATCCCTGAACGGCTGCATGATCTGCCTGGCTGCTGAGTACCCAACAGTGAAGTTTTGCAGAGTGAAGAGTTCACTCATTGGTGCCAGCGCTCGCTTCACTAACAatgccctgccagctctgctggtcTACAAGGCAGGGGAGCTCATTGGCAATTTTGTGCGCATCACTGACCAGCTTGGAGaagatttttttgctgtagACCTGGAGGCCTTTCTGCAGGAATGTGGTTTGCTGCCAGAAAAAGACCTACTGCTCCTGACTTCTATACATAATCCATCTGCATGTTACAGTGAAGACAGTGATCTGGAAATAGACTGA
- the PTGS1 gene encoding prostaglandin G/H synthase 1: protein MGGGCRARAQPAAGLRLLLAHAVLFCAAGSAAGTGSVNPCCYFPCQNQGVCVRVGLKGYECDCTRTGYYGVNCTSPEFWTHLHNLLKPSPAFYHFILTHFRWFWDIINSTFIRDTLMRLVLTVRANLIPSPPTFNSDYGYISWEAYANVSYYTRILPPVPDDCPTPMGTKGKLQLPDPQLLAERFLLRQKFEADPRGTNMMFAFFAQHFTHQFFKTSGKMGRGFTKALGHGVDLGHLYGDNLQRQHQLRLFRDGKLKFQVVDGEVYPPMVTDAPVHMVYPSGVPKEQQLAVGQEVFGLLPGLCVYATLWLREHNRVCDLLKRDHPTWSDEQLFQTARLILIGETIKIVVEDYVQHLSGYYLSLKFDPELLFGSQFQYRNRIAVEFNQLYHWHGLMPDSFIIQGQQYSYKQFLYNTSMLMDYGVEALVESFSKQIAGRIGGGQTINANVLHVAVGVIKESRQLRLQPFNEYRKRFGMKPYKSFQELTGEEEKAAELEELYGDIDALEFYPGLLLEKPQPNGIFGESMVEIGAPFSLKGLFGNPICSPEYWKPSTFGGATGFEIVKTASLEKLVCLNVKKCPYVAFRVPDAAEHGRPRAGGSSTEL from the exons ATGGGCGGTGGGTGCCGGGCCCGGGCCCAGCCGGCCGCGGGGTTGCGGCTGCTGCTCGCCCACGCCGTGCTGTTCTGCGCCGCCGGGAGCGCCGCCGGCACCGGCTCCG tgaATCCCTGTTGCTATTTCCCCTGCCAGAATCAAGGGGTGTGTGTGAGGGTTGGCCTGAAAGGATACGAGTGTGACTGCACACGGACGGGATACTATGGGGTCAACTGCACCTCCC CTGAGTTCTGGACACATCTCCACAACCTGCTGAAGCCCAGTCCTGCCTTCTACCACTTCATCCTGACCCACTTCAGGTGGTTTTGGGACATTATCAACAGCACCTTCATCAGGGACACACTCATGAGGCTCGTCCTAACAG TTCGTGCCAATCTCATCCCCAGCCCCCCCACTTTCAACTCTGACTATGGCTACATCAGCTGGGAGGCCTATGCCAACGTCAGCTACTACACCCGCATCCTCCCGCCCGTGCCGGACGACTGCCCCACGCCCATGGGGACCAAAG ggaagctgcagctccCCGACCCCCAGCTCCTGGCGGAGAGGTTCCTGCTGCGGCAGAAGTTCGAAGCTGATCCCCGAGGCACCAACATGATGTTTGCCTTCTTCGCTCAGCATTTCACCCACCAGTTCTTCAAGACATCGGGGAAGATGGGACGCGGCTTCACCAAGGCGCTGGGGCATGGG GTGGACCTGGGACACTTGTACGGGGACAACCTGCAGCGGCAGCACCAGCTGCGACTCTTCCGAGATGGGAAGCTGAAATTCCAG GTGGTGGATGGAGAGGTGTACCCGCCCATGGTCACCGATGCTCCTGTTCACATGGTGTACCCGTCGGGCGtgcccaaggagcagcagctggcgGTGGGGCAGGAGGTGTTtgggctgctgccagggctctgcGTGTACGCCACGCTCTGGCTGCGCGAGCACAACCGTGTCTGCGACCTGCTCAAGAGGGACCATCCCACCTGGAGTGACGAGCAGCTCTTCCAGACGGCGCGGCTCATCCTCATCG GGGAGACCATTAAGATAGTTGTTGAAGACTACGTCCAGCACCTCAGTGGGTACTACCTGAGCCTCAAGTTCGACCCCGAGCTGTTGTTTGGGTCACAGTTCCAGTACCGGAATCGCATCGCGGTGGAGTTCAACCAGCTCTATCACTGGCACGGGCTGATGCCCGACTCCTTCATCATCCAGGGTCAACAGTACAGCTACAAGCAGTTCCTCTACAACACCTCCATGCTCATGGACTACGGCGTGGAGGCGCTGGTGGAGTCCTTTTCCAAGCAAATAGCAGGAAGG ATCGGTGGGGGACAGACCATCAACGCCAATGTCTTGCATGTGGCCGTTGGGGTCATAAAGGAATCCCGGCAGCTGAGGCTACAGCCCTTCAATGAGTATCGGAAAAGGTTTGGCATGAAGCCCTACAAGTCCTTCCAGGAGCTGACAG gagaggaagagaaggcgGCAGAGCTGGAAGAGCTGTATGGAGACATTGATGCTCTGGAGTTTTACCCAGGATTGCTGCTCGAGAAACCACAACCCAATGGCATTTTTGGGGAAAGCATGGTGGAGATTGGAGCTCCATTTTCCCTGAAGGGGCTTTTTGGCAATCCCATCTGCTCCCCAGAGTACTGGAAACCCAGTACATTTGGTGGAGCAACCGGCTTTGAGATTGTTAAGACGGCATCCCTCGAGAAGCTCGTGTGCCTCAACGTGAAGAAGTGCCCGTACGTGGCGTTCCGTGTGCCGGACGCTGCGGAACACGGCCGCCCTCGGGCTGGTGGATCATCTACTGAGCTCTAG
- the MRRF gene encoding ribosome-recycling factor, mitochondrial isoform X1 has translation MALALRCLRPLPSLLHRSSFAMTRWLPQAPRGCPACVQQMLLSRQLATKKAKGKGQSQAKVNISAALVEDIINLEETSEDMQAVIEALKEDFSRSLSVRTSPGALDHITVMTKDGKFPLNQLGQISQKSPQLMIVNMTDFPESTAAAVKAIRESGMNLNPEVDGTMIRVPIPKVTREHRESLVKLAKQSTNKSKEALRKVRSKSITQVKKFKNKVSEDTIWLLEKQIQQMADEASTEMDKLLAAKTKELLG, from the exons atggcTTTGGCACTGAGGTGCCTCCGCCCTCTCCCGTCCCTGCTGCACCGGTCCTCGTTTGCCATGACCAGGTGGCTGCCCCAGGCTCCCAGAGGCTGCCCAGCCTGTGTCCAGCAGATGCTGCTGAGCAGACAGCTGGCTAccaaaaaag CTAAAGGTAAAGGGCAGAGTCAAGCCAAAGTGAATATCAGTGCTGCCCTAGTTGAGGATATTATCAATTTGGAGGAAACCAGTGAAGACATGCAGGCAGTCATAGAAGCTCTGAAAGAAGACTTCAGCAGAAGTCTCAGTGTTAGAACCTCACCAG GGGCCCTGGATCACATAACTGTGATGACAAAAGATGGGAAGTTTCCGCTGAACCAGCTGGGGCAGATCTCACAGAAGTCACCGCAGCTTATGATAGTGAACATGACCGATTTTCCAGAG agcacagctgcagctgtgaagGCTATAAGGGAGAGTGGCATGAACCTGAACCCAGAGGTGGACGGGACGATGATTCGGGTGCCAATTCCCAA AGTCACGagagagcacagggagagccTGGTCAAGCTGGCCAAGCAGTCCACCAACAAGTCCAAAGAGGCCCTGAGAAAGGTGCGAAGCAAAAGCATCACCCAGGTAAAGAAGTTCAAGAACAAAGTGTCAGAAGATACCATctggctgctggaaaagcag ATCCAGCAAATGGCAGATGAGGCTTCCACGGAGATGGACaagctgctggcagcaaagACCAAGGAGCTGCTTGGATAA
- the MRRF gene encoding ribosome-recycling factor, mitochondrial isoform X3 encodes MALALRCLRPLPSLLHRSSFAMTRWLPQAPRGCPACVQQMLLSRQLATKKAKGKGQSQAKVNISAALVEDIINLEETSEDMQAVIEALKEDFSRSLSVRTSPGALDHITVMTKDGKFPLNQLGQISQKSPQLMIVNMTDFPESTAAAVKAIRESGMNLNPEVDGTMIRVPIPKGKVHLKFSSAELPVAYHVQQHPLVKPGVHIILVGNPGHGELE; translated from the exons atggcTTTGGCACTGAGGTGCCTCCGCCCTCTCCCGTCCCTGCTGCACCGGTCCTCGTTTGCCATGACCAGGTGGCTGCCCCAGGCTCCCAGAGGCTGCCCAGCCTGTGTCCAGCAGATGCTGCTGAGCAGACAGCTGGCTAccaaaaaag CTAAAGGTAAAGGGCAGAGTCAAGCCAAAGTGAATATCAGTGCTGCCCTAGTTGAGGATATTATCAATTTGGAGGAAACCAGTGAAGACATGCAGGCAGTCATAGAAGCTCTGAAAGAAGACTTCAGCAGAAGTCTCAGTGTTAGAACCTCACCAG GGGCCCTGGATCACATAACTGTGATGACAAAAGATGGGAAGTTTCCGCTGAACCAGCTGGGGCAGATCTCACAGAAGTCACCGCAGCTTATGATAGTGAACATGACCGATTTTCCAGAG agcacagctgcagctgtgaagGCTATAAGGGAGAGTGGCATGAACCTGAACCCAGAGGTGGACGGGACGATGATTCGGGTGCCAATTCCCAA GGGGAAGGTTCACCTGAAATTCTCCTCTGCTGAGTTACCTGTGGCTTACCATGTCCAGCAGCATCCTCTTGTCAAACCAGGTGTCCATATCATCTTGGTGGGAAATCCAGGTCATGGTGAGCTGGAATAA
- the MRRF gene encoding ribosome-recycling factor, mitochondrial isoform X2, with product MALALRCLRPLPSLLHRSSFAMTRWLPQAPRGCPACVQQMLLSRQLATKKAKGKGQSQAKVNISAALVEDIINLEETSEDMQAVIEALKEDFSRSLSVRTSPGALDHITVMTKDGKFPLNQLGQISQKSPQLMIVNMTDFPESTAAAVKAIRESGMNLNPEVDGTMIRVPIPKKFLVLEVQKLLLPREVSCVEPSWVISSLRVCSATRRGGTWRAAVLKPLELGEAEKKMFLVVWCVL from the exons atggcTTTGGCACTGAGGTGCCTCCGCCCTCTCCCGTCCCTGCTGCACCGGTCCTCGTTTGCCATGACCAGGTGGCTGCCCCAGGCTCCCAGAGGCTGCCCAGCCTGTGTCCAGCAGATGCTGCTGAGCAGACAGCTGGCTAccaaaaaag CTAAAGGTAAAGGGCAGAGTCAAGCCAAAGTGAATATCAGTGCTGCCCTAGTTGAGGATATTATCAATTTGGAGGAAACCAGTGAAGACATGCAGGCAGTCATAGAAGCTCTGAAAGAAGACTTCAGCAGAAGTCTCAGTGTTAGAACCTCACCAG GGGCCCTGGATCACATAACTGTGATGACAAAAGATGGGAAGTTTCCGCTGAACCAGCTGGGGCAGATCTCACAGAAGTCACCGCAGCTTATGATAGTGAACATGACCGATTTTCCAGAG agcacagctgcagctgtgaagGCTATAAGGGAGAGTGGCATGAACCTGAACCCAGAGGTGGACGGGACGATGATTCGGGTGCCAATTCCCAA GAAATTCCTGGTGTTGGAGGTACAGAAATTGCTCTTACCAAGAGAAGTGTCTTGTGTTGAGCCGAGCTGGGTCATATCCTCTCTGAGGGTCTGCTCTGCCACACGCAGGGGTGGGACATGGAGGGCTGCAGTGCTTAAACccctggagctgggggaggcagaaaaaaagatgttccTTGTGGTGTGGTGTGTGTTGTGA